GCACGCGCAGTTTTTTAATCGCCTCCCAAACCGTCTCCACATCATGACATTCGATTTCGCGAAACTCCATCGGCAACAAAGTCTGATCAATCATCTGCAGATATCCATTTGTTCCGCCAACCCACTGCAGGGTCGCTACATCCGACGCCATTCGATTCTGTAGATTCATATTCGATTCTCTTCCATCTGGGAGAAATGGGAAATTCCGCTTTGCAAGCCAACTCTCATTCTAGCCGAAATCGCCTCAAACAAAAAACCCAACGGATTGACGGGGTTTTCCATTGATTCTGGTAAATGCACTTTGGTATGCTCAAATCTTCACACCTTATTAAAGATCCTTAAATATCACAGGATTTTCCTTCCTGATTAATTGTCAATTGCTGAATATCAAGGAAACAATGTTATGCTCCCAACAACTGCCCGGAAATTATTCTCGCTTGGTCTGATCGCTGTTCTCGGTTTGACTGCCCCGCTGTTCGCCGAAGAACACTGCGACAGTGACTTCAAAAGCATCTTCAACGGTAAAAACCTGGATGGCTGGCAAGGTGCCACCGACGGGTACACCGCGAAAGACGGCATGCTGGTCAGCAAAAAAGACAGCGGAGGAAACCTCTTCACTGATCAGGAATACAAGAACTTTGTTCTACGGTTCGATTTCAAACTGGAGCCAGGCGCCAACAACGGTATCGGATTCCATGTTCCTCTCAACCCCAAAACCAGCCCGGCATATGCAGGTAAAGAAGTTCAGATTCTGGATGACACTGCAGACAAGTATGCCAAGCTGCAGAAATATCAGTATCATGGTTCCCTCTATGGAACGGCCCCTGCCAAACGCGGTCACCTGAAACCTGTCGGCGAGTGGAATACCCAGGAACTGCTGGTGGATGGCAATCAAGTCAAAGTCACCTTGAATGGCACGACCATCGTCGACTTCGATATGACCGATGCCAAGAAAAACGGCACAATCGATGGCAAAGACCACCCCGGTCTGAAACGGGAATCCGGTTACATCTGCCTGTGTGGCCATGGCGCGAAAATCGAGTTCAAAAATCTGCGGATCAAAGAACTCGATTAAGTCCCTCCCCACTTGATTCATACTCTTAGAGACAGGATAAGACTAATGAGTTCAGAACAGAAACCGGCTTCTTCTGAAGTGACGCGTAGAAATTTCCTGCAGACCGGCGGTGCCGTCGCCGCGGGTCTCGCCTGGACTGCCAAAAGTTATGGTAGTATTCTTGGCGCCAACGATCGGATTCGTGTCGGGTTTATCGGCGCGGGTGGCATGGCTAACGCACACATGAGTACGTACAACGCCATTCGTGAAAAAAATAACGTCGAAGCGATTGCCGTTGCCGACTGCTGGACCACTCGCGCCGAGGAAGGAAAAGTGAAGACCGGCGCGCAGCACGCATTTTCCGATTACCGCAAGGTTCTGGAAATCAAAGACATTGACTACGTCACGATCGCCACGCCGGAACACTGGCACGCACAGATGACGATCGATGCCCTCGACGCCGGTAAAGCGGTCTATTGTGAAAAACCGATGACACACAGCATCCCGGAAGCACAGGCCGTCATCAAAAAACAGAAAGAGACAAAGCTGCCGATCCAGGTAGGCGTACAGGGTATGTCTGATGATTCGTATTCCTCCGCTGCCAAAGCCATCGAAGAAGGGGTACTCGGACAGGTCGTACAGGCTCAGATCGAATATGTCCGTCGTTACGGCGAACAGGGTCCCTGGCGTCGTCCCGGCCTGAAAGACGGTGATGCGAAACCAGACGATCTCGACTGGAACGCCTGGCTCGGCCATGCTCCCAAAATCGACTGGAACCCGCACCACTATTTTGAATGGCGAAACTACTCACAGTACTCGGGTGGCATCTGCACTGACCTGTTTATTCATCGTATCACCCGCATCATGAAAGCCTGCAACCTGCTTTACCCCCGTCGGGTCGTCGGCATGGGTGGGATCTGGCAGTGGAATGACGGGCGCAATCTGCCTGACAATTTTGAAATGATCTGCGAGTATCCCCGCGGCATGACGGTCTATGTCCTGGGAACCATGAGCAACCGGGTCGGCATCGATCATCTGATTCGCGGCTATCGTGGCACACTCTACTTCACCCGCGAAGGCTGGGTCGCCAAAGACAAAGATGGCAAAGTACTGGCCGAGCATAAGAAGTCGGGGGCCGAAGACACCAAGCTGCACCACACCAACCTGCATAACCATCTCCGTAACGGCGAAGCATTGAACTGCCCGACCGAACTGGGCCTGGCAGGTGTTGTCGCCGTTAATATGGCTAACGAATCATGGCGATCCGGCCAGATGATGGGCTGGGACACTGAAAAAGAAAAGATGGCTCCCGCCAATACTCTGGAATTGAGCCACTTCCCGGAAGCCAGTTCCTGAGTTCGATTGATCGGTCACGGTATTCATAGTCAAAACAGAAACGCCCTGATTGCAGGGCGTTTTTTTTGCTTATCGTTGCATTAAGGTCTCAGGCAACAGCCGACCTTATAACGCACCACTGCCAGTCAGTATCACGCGGATGGTTTTGAACAGAATTTTGATGTCGTTCCAGATACAGCAGTTCTGTAGATACATCAGATCCAGCGAAACCTTGCGGCGGAAGCTTTCGACATTGTTATCGTAACCGTTCACAATCTGTGCAACACCCGTCAGACCTGGTTTTAATCCCAGGCGATTGATGTAATTGGGAATCTCTTTGCTCAAACCTTCGATGAATTCCGGGCGTTCAGGACGTGGACCGACTAATGTCATTTCGCCTTTGAGCACGTTCCAGAGCTGGGGCAGTTCATCCAGCCGTG
The sequence above is a segment of the Gimesia algae genome. Coding sequences within it:
- a CDS encoding Gfo/Idh/MocA family oxidoreductase, encoding MSSEQKPASSEVTRRNFLQTGGAVAAGLAWTAKSYGSILGANDRIRVGFIGAGGMANAHMSTYNAIREKNNVEAIAVADCWTTRAEEGKVKTGAQHAFSDYRKVLEIKDIDYVTIATPEHWHAQMTIDALDAGKAVYCEKPMTHSIPEAQAVIKKQKETKLPIQVGVQGMSDDSYSSAAKAIEEGVLGQVVQAQIEYVRRYGEQGPWRRPGLKDGDAKPDDLDWNAWLGHAPKIDWNPHHYFEWRNYSQYSGGICTDLFIHRITRIMKACNLLYPRRVVGMGGIWQWNDGRNLPDNFEMICEYPRGMTVYVLGTMSNRVGIDHLIRGYRGTLYFTREGWVAKDKDGKVLAEHKKSGAEDTKLHHTNLHNHLRNGEALNCPTELGLAGVVAVNMANESWRSGQMMGWDTEKEKMAPANTLELSHFPEASS
- a CDS encoding 3-keto-disaccharide hydrolase; the encoded protein is MLPTTARKLFSLGLIAVLGLTAPLFAEEHCDSDFKSIFNGKNLDGWQGATDGYTAKDGMLVSKKDSGGNLFTDQEYKNFVLRFDFKLEPGANNGIGFHVPLNPKTSPAYAGKEVQILDDTADKYAKLQKYQYHGSLYGTAPAKRGHLKPVGEWNTQELLVDGNQVKVTLNGTTIVDFDMTDAKKNGTIDGKDHPGLKRESGYICLCGHGAKIEFKNLRIKELD